Genomic window (Penaeus vannamei isolate JL-2024 unplaced genomic scaffold, ASM4276789v1 unanchor916, whole genome shotgun sequence):
gataagaaggggaagtgaggtgataaaagggggaaggggaggggtgatgaaaggaggaaggggagtggtgatatgagggggaaggggaggcgtgataagagaggggaaagggagggtgataagaggggaagggagtggtgataaaagtgggaaggggagggggtgatgaaaggggaaaagggaggggtgataagaaggggggaggggagggtgataagagggggaaggggaggggtgataagagggggaaggaggggtgatgaaagggagaaggggagtggtgataagagggggaaggggaggggtgatgaaagggggaaggggagtgggggtaaaagggggaaggggaggggtgataagagggagaaggggaggggtgatgaaaggggggaaggggagtggtgataaaagttgggaaggggagggggtgataaaagtgggaaggggaggggtgataagagggggaaggggaggggtgataagagagggaaggggagtgggggtaaaagtgggaaggggaggggtgataaaagtgggaaggggagtggtgataagagggggaaggggagtggtgataagagggggaaggggaggggtgatgaaagTGGGAAGGGCAGTGGTGAtaaaaatgggaaggggaggggtgatgaaaggaggaaggggagtggtgatatgagggggaaggggaggcgtgataagagggggaaggggaggggtgataagagggggaaggggagggatgataaaagtgggatggggaggggtgatgaaagggggaaggggagtaaataaatacataaatacacacgcacttaccctcacacaaacataaatacacacgctcttaccctcacacaaacatcaacacacacacacacataaacacacacgcacttaccctcacacacacacaatacatacgcacttaacccccccccccacacacactcacacacaatacacacgcacttaccctcacacacacataaatacacacgcacttaccctcacacacacacacaatacgggTCTTTCCCCACCCCGGCGCTCACCTGAAGAAGTCTGGGGCAACGAGCAGGTCCTCCTCCAGCAGAATAGCCTTAGGAGCTTCAGGGAAACGAGAGAAGGCGGCTTCGAGGGCCTTCCGGTAGTGCTCGGCGATCTTACCCTCGATCTGGCTGTCGACCTCGACCAGGTCCTCCTCGTAAGGGACCTGAGgatgggcggggaaggaggacgtGATGTGGGGTCTTCTCTACGCTGTGTTTGGTtcggtctctttgtctgtctgtctgtctggctgtctgtctggctatgtcGATCACGttatgtctctctttgtctcagttcttctctctttatctctctctctctctctctctctctatctatctatctatctatctatctatctatctatctatctatctatctctctatctatctctctatctctctctatctctctctatctctctctatctctctctatctctctctctctctctctctctctctctctctctctctctctctctctctctctctctctctctctctctctctctctttctctctctcttctctcttcctctccttctctccctctctttctctgtccctctttccttctctcttcctctctttctctccctctctctctccctctctctctctccctctctttctctccctctctctctccctctctctctcctctctctccctctctttctctccctctctctctccctctctctatctctctccatatctctctctccatctctatctccaactctctctctctccaactctcttcttctctttctctccctctctttctctccctcttcctctccttctctctctccctctctttctctccctctctctctccctctctttttctccctctctctatctctctccatcactctctctccaattctcactctctccatttctctctctttccatctctctccatctttctctctctccatctttctctctctccatctctcactctctccattctctctctctctctctctctctctctctatctatctatctatctatatatatatatatatatatatatatatatatatatatatatatatatatatatatatccatctctctctccatctatatatatctctgtttgAGGAAGATAGTCAAATGACTCACCTTCCCTCATTATGTCACTTATCCTACTCCCAATGGTATTCTTGACACTCTAAGTACCTGTAGAAGTTCAAGGAGCTCGACAACCTCCGGATGGTGGCCGTGTACATACACTAGAATCCTTCGAGTGTGTCCTCCGGGCTGCCTGAGTACCGTCACGAGGGTCCTGGAACGTAAAAAAGGATTTTATATCTGTCGTCCACCTCTTTTTTCATCGGGGTTTAGTAGCCATGGAAGGAACTTGTCTTCGGTTTAAGAGGTTTTGAGATATTGAGTGATGTGAAGGGTGTTACCTGTAGAGATAAGGTGGTCGGTTGTCAGCCACTATGACCAGGGGGACGTCGTCGATGGCGCTGTCTGCTAGCTGTTGATGTCACGTGGGAGGTGAGCAAGAacggttgtttatttttttcatttatttatctactagtttacctatttattcatttatatatattcattcatttatatatatatttattcatttatatacatatgtatttattcattttttatctatctatatattcgtttatttatctttatatactttTTACTGACGTATGTGTGTTAGTTTACGATCTatggttattaattttttttttatatatgttcatttcaCTGATTTTTTTGCGCGTTAGTACGTGTGGTTAGCATGGTTTTAATTTCTTTCTgcaactctttctctccctctatctctctctgtctctctctctgtctctctctttctctccctctatctccctctatctctctctatctccctctatctctctgtctctgtctctctctgcctctctctttctctctctctatctctgcctctctctttttctctccctctatctctccctctatctctttctctccctctatctctttctctccctctatctctgtctctctctctttctctacctctatctctctttctctctttctctccctctatctctctctgtctctctctatccctctccctctccctctatccctctctctctatccctctccctctctctctctccctctccctctatccctctccctctccctctatccctctccctccctctctctccatccctctctctataccaTGCTGTTGTAGCACATATTCCAGACCTCAGGCGGGCGGTAGGTGAGAGGAGCCGGGTTCTCGCAGGAGCACAGGGTCCCGTAGCCGTCGTGGCGGGCGCAGAAGGAGGCCCTGGCAGCTTCTCGGGGCTCGCTCGTGGGAAAGCAAGAAGACTCTGTGGTGGAAGGTTTGTGGTTGGGTATCGTAAGGCTGTAAGGTTGGTTTTCCTATATGTGTCCTATATCTGAATGATCGTTTGGGATTTTAGGACTATGTCATTTATGAGAATTCTTTTAGGACTTCACAAGGAGACACGTAGATATATCGTATATCAGAATTTAGGACTCCACTGGAAACCCAAATATATCCTATATCAGAACTGTCTTTTAGGACTTCACTAAGATACACTAAGATACACGTACTAGGAGACACGTATATATCGTACATCAGAGCTATCTTTTAGGACTTCACTAGGAGACAcgtagatatatcatatatcagaAGCTAGGATTTCACTAAGAGAAACGTAGGTATATCGTATATCAGAATTTAAGGCCACTAGGAGACAcgtagatatatcatatatcagaAGCTAGGACTTTACTAGGAGACACGCAAATATATCTTATATTACAACTATCTTTAAAGGACTTCACTAGGAGACACGTAGATAAATCGCATATCAGAATTTAGGACTCCACTGGGAGGAACCCAAATATATCCTATATCAGAATTTAGGACCATCAGAAACCCAAATATATCCTATATCAGAATTTAGGACCATCAGAAACCCAAATATATCCTATATCAGAACTATCTTTCCGGACCACTAGGAGACACTAGGTAAATCATTTAACAGAATTAGGACTTTACTAGGAGACACGCAGATATATCCTACATCAgaattataaatatatcttatataagaaTTATCTTTTAGGACTTCACAAAGAGACAcgtagatatatcatatatcagaATTTAGGACTACACTAGGAGGAATCCAGATACATCCTATATCAGAATCATCTTTTAGGACTTCAGAATTTAGAATTTATATATCAGAATTTAGGACAACTAGGAGAAACCCAAATATATCCTATATCAGAATTATCAGAATTTAGGACTTCAGAATTTAGAATTTATATATCAGAATTTAGGACTCCACTAGGAGGAACCCAAATATATCCTATATCAGAATTTAGGACTTCATCAGAAACCCAAATATATCCTATATCAGAACTATCTTTCCGGACTTCACTAGGAGACACGTCAGTAAATTATTTATCAGAATTAGGACTTTACTAGGAGACACGCAAATATATCCTACATCAgaattataaatatatcttatataagaaTTATCTTTTAGGACTTCACAAAGAGACACGTCGATATATCATATATCAGAATTTAGGACTACACTAGGAGGAACCCAAATATATCCTATATCAGAATTATCAGAATTTAGGACAACTAGGAGACACCCAAGTATATCCTATATCAGAATTATCAGAATTTAGGACGCAACTAGGAGGAACCCAAGTATATCCTATATCAGAATTATCAGAATTTAGGACTCCATGAGGAGAAACTCAAATATATCCTATATCAGAATTATCAGAATTTAGGACTCCACTAGGAGGAACCCAAGTATATCCTATATCAGAATTATCAGAAGTTAGGACTCAACTAGGAGACACccaaatatatcttatatcacaacTATCTTTTAGGACTCAACTAGGAGGAACCCAAATATATCCTATATCAGAATTATCAGAATTTAGGACTCCACTAGGAGGAGCCCAAGTATATCCTATATCAGAATTATCAGAATTTAGGACTCAACTAGGAGAAAGCCAAGTATATCCTATATCAGAATTATCAGAATTTAGGACTCAACTAGGAGAAACCTAAATATATCCTATATCAGAATTATCAGAATTTAGGACAACTAGGAGAAGCCCAAGTATATCCTATATCAGAATTATCAGAAGTTAGGACTCAACTAGGAGAAGCCCAAGTATATCCTATATCAGAATTATCAGAATTTAGGACGCAACTAAGAGAAAGCCAAATATATCCTATATCACAATTATCTTTTAGGACCAGAATTTAGAATGTATATAATTTAGGACCGCTAGGAGACACCCAAATATATCCTATATCACAATCATCTCTTAGGACTTCAGAATTTAGAATTTATATATCAGAATTTAGGACAAGGAGAAACCTAAATATATCCTATATCAGAATTATCAGAATTTAGGACTCAACTAGGAGAAGCCCAAATATATCCTATAACAGAATTATCGTTTATTCTACGAAGCAGCTTCTGGGtcgtctctccccctcacctgaAGGACGTCGAGGAACTTGCACCTCGAGGACCACGGGGGAGGACCACAGGACCCCGTGGTTCCCCCTCTCGTCGACGTTGGGCGTGGCGGCCTCCCCCCAGGTCCTCCCGCCCACCGTGCCCACCCACGCGAGGTTATTGCGGAAGCGGAGGGCGTGGGCGGTCTTCACGCCAAAGGACTGAAGGAGAGAGCGCGCCGTCGGGGTCAGGTTGAGGGCCCCGTCGTTCTGAAAGAGAGGCGGAGTGGGagactattttatatatatatatatatatatatatatatatatatatatatatatatatatatatatatatatattttttttttttttttttttttattattgtttttttctgtttttttgtttctttttttttttttttaagatctttCTGGTGAGTTTGGGAGGGAGGGTTATTTTTCGAACGGTTGTTGGTGTCGTGGGATTTTACACGTATTGAATGTCTAAGAATAAGACAGCGATATGCATGATAACAACACAGGGACAGCCATAATAACAGCACAGAAATAGCCATAATAACAACACAGAAATAAGCATGATAACAACACAGAAATAAGCATGATAGCAACACAGAAATAGCCATAATAACAACACAGAAATGGCCATAATAAAAACACAGCAATGCACACAATTGCAACACagcaaaatacataaaaacaacacAGAAATGCGCATAACAACAAGACAATCACCCACAACACCAACACAGAAACACGCAGATCAACAACACAGAAATacgaatacagagagaaaaagagaaagagaaaaatgttaatTAGCAAATTTCCTACGACATTATAACATCCGCACCTTGATTGCAATGACGAGGATGTTGCCACGGGTGAGAGACATCAACAGACTCGGAATTTCTTGCGACAGCCCGAAGTGTGACGTCATCAGCATCCTAGCGGAGAAATCGGGAACTACGCGTTACGTTCTGCTGCCAAGAATATTGTTTGTCTTAATGGTTTAATAGTTAGTCCTGTTTTCTCATTATTGCACGAGTATTTGAAGGacaaacatagacaaataaacatacacaaattcactcattctctctctctctctctctctctctctctctctctctctcactctctcattcactcactccctctctctctctcacccactccctccctccctccctccctttccttctccctctctccctccctccctccctctccctccctccctccctctccatatccctctccctccccctttccctctccctccctctccctttccctcccctcctccctcatccctccttccccctctccctccctctcccccccccccccacacaccgtCTGAAGAGCAGCCTCCCATCCCTCGGGCTGAGCACCAGGACGTGCAGCCCCGTCGTCACCTGCCAGCGGGAGAACACGGCGGggtccttcctgtcctcctcggTGGATGTCACGTTGGCCacctgggggaagggaaggggaagcgtggtcaagggaggggaagcgtggaaaagggaggggaagcggggtcaagggaggggaagcgtggtcaagggaggggaagcgtggaaaagggaggggaagcggggtCAAGGGAGGGGAAGCGTGGTCAAGGGAGGGGAAGCGTGGTCAAGGGAGGGGAAGCGTGGTCAAGGGAGGGGAAGCGTGGTCAAGGGAGGGGAAGCGTGGTCAAGGGAGGGGAAGCGTGGTCAAGGGAGGGGAAGCGTGGTCAAGGGAGGGAAGCGGGTGGTGTTTATCGTGTGaataagtacacacaaacacatacatacatacatacatatatatatatatatatatatatatatatatatatatatatatatatatatatatatatatatatatatacatgcatgcttacatatatatatatatatatatatatatacatatatatatatatatatatatatatatatatatatatatatgcttacatatatatatatcctatatctaCCTTTTTTTTACGCTGACTACCAAAGAAAGAGAATTTTGAAAAATCATTAGTTTTGATTCTCCGtaataaattaacaaaaaatacattttcttcatAACTTGACATAATAATCACAAACATACTCCTAAGAAAGTAAAGAGATTATCTAATTACGATCATTACAAAGATTAATCAACGGTTTCATAAAATTCCCGGATAACTGaagtgagaatgaggaaaaaagtttATATAGTTATCAAAAAGGACTTACTGTAGTGCCGTTGAAGTGGGAATGAGGAAAATGTTTATATAGTTTTCAAAAAGGACTTACTGTAGTGCCGTTGAAGTGGGAATGAGGAAAATGTTTATATAGTTTTCAAAAAGGACTTACTGTAGTGCCGTTGAAGTGGGAATGAGGAAAAAAGTTTATATAGTTATCAAAAAGGACTTACTGTAGTGCCGTTGAAGTGGGAATGAGGAAAAAAGTTTATATAGTTATCAAAAAGGACTTACTGTAGTGCCGTTGAAGTGGGAATGAGGAAAATGTTTATATAGTTTTCAAAAAGGACTTACTGTAGTGCCGTTGAAGTGGGAATGAGGAAAATGTTTATATAGTTTTCAAAAAGGACTTACTGTAGTGCCGTTGAAGTGGGAATGAGGAAAAAAGTTTATATAGTTATCAAAAAGGACTTACTGTAGTGCCgttgaagtgggaaggaggaaaaaagtttATATAGTTATCAAAAAGGACTTACTGTAGTGCCGTTGAAGTGGGAATGAGGAAAAAAGTTTATATAGTTATCAAAAAGGACTTACTGTAGTGCCGTTGAAGTGGGAATGAGGAAAATGTTTATATAGTTTTCAAAAAGGACTTACTGTAGTGCCGTTGAAGTGGGAATGAGGAAAATGTTTATATAGTTTTCAAAAAGGACTTACTGTAGTGCCGTTGAAGTGGGAATGAGGAAAAAAGTTTATATACTTATCAAAAAGGACTTACTGTAGTGCCGTTGAAGTGGGAATGAGGAAAATGTTTATATAGTTTTCAAAAAGGACTTACTGTAGTGCCGTTGAAGTGGGAATGAGGAAAATGTTTATATAGTTTTCAAAAAGGACTTACTGTAGTGCCGTTGAAGTGGGAATGAGGAAAATGTTTATATAGTTTTCAAAAAGGACTTACTGTAGTGCCgttgaagtgggaaggaggaaaaaagtttATATAGTTTTCAAAAAGGACTTACTGTAGTGCCGTTGAAGTGGGAATGAGGAAAATGTTTATATAGTTTTCAAAAAGGACTTACTGTAGTGCCGTTGAAGTGGGAATGAGGAAAATGTTTATATAGTTTTCAAAAAGGACTTACTGTAGTGCCgttgaagtgggaaggaggaaaaaagtttATATAGTTTTCAAAAAGGACTTACTGTAGTGCCGTTGAAGTGGGAATGAGGAAAATGTTTATATAGTTTTCAAAAAGGACTTACTGTAGTGCCGTTGAAGTGGGAACGAGGAAAATGTTTATATAGTTTTCAAAAAGGACTTACTGTAGTGCCGTTGaagtgagaatgaggaaaaaagtttATATAGTTTTCAAAAAGGACTTACTGTAGTGCCGTTGAAGTGGGGATGAGGAAAAAAGTTTATATAGTTATCAAAAAGGACTTACTGTAGTGCCGTTGAAgtgggaatgagaaaaaaagtttatatagttTTCAAAAAGGACTTACTGTAGTGCCGTCAACTATAAGGAGTAGTTGATGGACTGAGGActtgacgatgatgttgatggcaTCTTGGTTCGGTGCGCTGGGGTCTCCTCCTCCTGCAATAGGTGTTGCAAGGTTGAGTGGGTTTTGGTGGGTACTTCCGTTATGTTTgggtttgttttcctttctctgaattttctctttcttacacctctctctgtttgtctgtctgtctgtctgtctgtctgtctgtctgtctgtctctgtctctgtctctgtctctgtctctctctctctctgtctctctctctctctctctctctttctctctctctctctctctctcagtcactcactcactcactcactcactcactcactcactcactcactcactctctctctctctctctctctctctctctctctctctctctccctccctcctaccctccctcctaccttccctcctacccttcctcctaccctccctcctacactccctcctacactccctctcccaccccctctatctctccctccttccctccctctccctcccactatccctccccacttccccacccccacccgcttccttcatcttctcccagcctccccacacacactcacccgcgGCAGTCGAAGAAGCAACCATGACGGCGATGAAGAAACAGACGAAGGCGCTGAAGGTGGCCATGGGAAGGCGCCGGGAGGAGTTCCTGGCCGGGCCGAGACGGGACTTAGCTCCAGACATCTTGAGATCTCCCGGAGCTTACATCTTGGGAGACGAGATAgaagatgggtaggtaggtaggtaggtagagtaagtatgtagggaaagagagggggagcgtaggtaggtaggtacagtaagtatgtagggagagagagggagatggatggggtgtatgggtagataggtggatggatagataggtggatagatagatggatggatagatagatggatggttagatagatagatggatggttagatagatagatggatggttagatagatatatggatggatagatagatggatggttagatagatagatagatggatggttagatacagtagataggatgatagatagatatatagcacgatagatagatagatccataatAGATGtagtgatagatggataaatatataggacgatagatagataggaagataataAGGTAGAAGATTGATTAAATATATAGGAATAGCTTGATAGAAAcacagaacgatagatagatatataagaaggaagaagacaggtTAATatatttctcctattttttctctctctaatctaatTTTGTCTCAgtaaacatgaataaatgcatGAGGTATTGCTCGATTACCAGTATGTATCGTGGTATCTGAATTGTATCTCCTATTTCTTCAACGAACTCAGAAGAGGAATCTTTGACTCGAGAAAAGCAATAAGCTTTATAAGCACCTGCCAAGTTGCCAACTACCAATTACAACGGGCGTAGAAAATGTAAATACGAAATAAGATGAAAACAATTTAACTGAAACAACATTACACAAGCTTTTTCGAAGTCGGACAGAGCTGTACTTTGGAATAGTTTTCgtgaatgatgaatgaatgataatgcCGGTTTTATAGAAATTTGAATTGTTTAATTCTCCTTACTACACTATATTGTTTACAAATAGCATTCCTACATtcataaaaaagtacaaaaaaatgaaataaaaataaaagcaaaaaagtacACATTACAAGCAAGAATTAAGCCCACGCCAACAGATCGAAATAATGTTGTTAATCCCAAAatcctaaacttttttttttttttttttttgcgatcgtCTGGTTCACCCACAAACATACCTTCGATATTTTtgaaggagttcttgcttttcttGCAGTGTGTCCCCGAAAAGAggtcttttgttttccttatttaaaATGTTAAAATGTCTGTACGTatcttatctaattattattttttaattcattatatatattttttttattcataataatTTGGTTTTCCTTATTTAAAATGTTAAAATGTCTGTACATATCTTAtctaattcatctttttttttaattcataatatttttttttattcatgataaTTTTGCTTTCCTTATTTAAAGTGTTAAAATGTCTGTACGTATCTTTTCtaattcatctttttttaattcataataattcttttattattcataataattttgttttccttatttaaaATGTTAAAATCTCTACGTATCTTATCAATTTTTCAATcatatttgaaaaaaaggaaaatacaaagagGTATGGGGCATGAGAGCGGTTAGGAGATGACCCCAGCATATGACCCCAGCGTATAGCGAACATGACCTGAGGGCGAAATAGGTCACAGAACAGGTCATATACCTGGCCTTACCTCATTTAGTCGAGTTCCCTCTCCGCTGATGATTTTAGcgttgttttctgtctcttttcgttGAGTTTGTTGTAGGTTTTCTTTTCACACGTTCACATGACGGTCTGGGGTGTCAAGTGGGATAAAAATGAGGATGTAATTTGTCGAGATAACATGgtggtataaaaataaataaaaataaatggtatAAAACAGTACTGTGATACGTATTACTTCACCAAAATAGTaatgtggttttgttgttttttcctcgtGTATTTCGAGACATTTTCAAATAGATCTTATGCTTTGTGTTACAGTTTTCCTAATAACGTATGTCATGTTTTCTACTCTAAAATTGAACCAAGACATGGAGGTAATAAAAGAATccacaaattaaaaagaaaaataatatagaatGTGATACTCACCAGACGGAGGTACATCTTGTAAATTAACAATCAACTTATggt
Coding sequences:
- the LOC113813142 gene encoding protein O-linked-mannose beta-1,2-N-acetylglucosaminyltransferase 1; the protein is MSGAKSRLGPARNSSRRLPMATFSAFVCFFIAVMVASSTAAGGGDPSAPNQDAINIIVKSSVHQLLLIVDGTTVANVTSTEEDRKDPAVFSRWQVTTGLHVLVLSPRDGRLLFRRMLMTSHFGLSQEIPSLLMSLTRGNILVIAIKNDGALNLTPTARSLLQSFGVKTAHALRFRNNLAWVGTVGGRTWGEAATPNVDERGNHGVLWSSPVVLEVQVPRRPSESSCFPTSEPREAARASFCARHDGYGTLCSCENPAPLTYRPPELADSAIDDVPLVIVADNRPPYLYRTLVTVLRQPGGHTRRILVYVHGHHPEVVELLELLQVPYEEDLVEVDSQIEGKIAEHYRKALEAAFSRFPEAPKAILLEEDLLVAPDFFSFFNQTAWLLDHDSSLVCVSAWNDLSSLHVAHDPSLLRRVETLPGLGWMLTRHLAEELLRAWHWKKK